The Malus domestica chromosome 10, GDT2T_hap1 genome contains a region encoding:
- the LOC103430149 gene encoding small ribosomal subunit protein uS14z/uS14y/uS14x — MGHSNVWNSHPKNYGPGSRTCRVCGNPHGLIRKYGLMCCRQCFRSNAKEIGFIKYR, encoded by the exons ATGGGGCACTCGAACGTCTGGAACTCCCACCCTAAGAACTACGGCCCTGGATCCCGTACCTG TCGCGTGTGTGGAAACCCTCATGGTTTGATCAGGAAGTACGGCCTCATGTGCTGCAGGCAGTGCTTCCGCAGCAATGCCAAGGAAATCGGCTTCATCAAG TACCGTTAA